A section of the Microbacterium sp. MM2322 genome encodes:
- the sucD gene encoding succinate--CoA ligase subunit alpha — translation MSIYLNKDSKVIVQGITGGEGTKHTALMLKAGTNVVGGVNARKAGTTVTHEKPHEGEVALPVFGSVAEAIEKTGADVSIAFVPPAFTKDAMIEAIDAEIPLLVVITEGVPVGDTAEAWAYAKSKGNKTRIIGPNCPGIITPGEALVGITPANITGKGPIGLVSKSGTLTYQMMFELRDLGFSTAIGIGGDPVIGTTHIDALEAFEADPETKAIVMIGEIGGDAEERAADYIKAHVTKPVVGYVAGFTAPEGKTMGHAGAIVSGSAGTAQAKKEALEAAGVKVGKTPSETADLMRAIIEAL, via the coding sequence ATGTCTATCTACCTCAACAAGGACTCCAAGGTCATCGTCCAGGGCATCACCGGCGGTGAGGGCACCAAGCACACCGCCCTCATGCTGAAGGCCGGGACGAACGTCGTCGGCGGCGTGAACGCCCGCAAGGCCGGCACGACCGTCACGCACGAGAAGCCGCACGAGGGCGAGGTCGCTCTCCCCGTCTTCGGATCGGTCGCCGAGGCGATCGAGAAGACCGGGGCGGACGTCTCCATCGCGTTCGTGCCGCCCGCCTTCACGAAGGACGCGATGATCGAGGCGATCGACGCCGAGATCCCGCTGCTCGTCGTCATCACCGAGGGCGTCCCCGTCGGCGACACCGCCGAGGCGTGGGCCTACGCCAAGAGCAAGGGCAACAAGACCCGCATCATCGGTCCGAACTGCCCCGGCATCATCACGCCCGGTGAGGCGCTCGTCGGCATCACGCCCGCGAACATCACCGGCAAGGGCCCCATCGGCCTCGTCTCGAAGTCGGGCACCCTGACCTACCAGATGATGTTCGAGCTCCGTGACCTCGGCTTCTCGACGGCCATCGGCATCGGCGGCGACCCGGTCATCGGTACGACGCACATCGACGCCCTCGAGGCGTTCGAGGCCGACCCCGAGACCAAGGCCATCGTCATGATCGGCGAGATCGGCGGCGACGCCGAAGAGCGCGCGGCCGACTACATCAAGGCGCACGTGACGAAGCCGGTCGTCGGCTACGTCGCCGGCTTCACCGCACCTGAGGGCAAGACCATGGGCCACGCCGGCGCCATCGTCTCCGGCTCGGCCGGTACGGCACAGGCCAAGAAGGAGGCCCTCGAGGCCGCCGGCGTCAAGGTCGGGAAGACCCCGTCCGAGACCGCCGACCTGATGCGCGCCATCATCGAGGCGCTCTAA